The Chroicocephalus ridibundus chromosome 8, bChrRid1.1, whole genome shotgun sequence genome includes the window CAGTAGATGTGGGGTGGGAAGGTGGGCACGGGTTAAGGGCCGGACATGGGGTGTTCCCCATCCCGTGTTCCCCATCCCCGTGGGGCTGCCAGCGCCATTCACTCTTTGCTCTCGCCCCAGGGAGGAGCCGCTTCCCTCGCCCTGGGAGGATGGAGGTCCTGCAGCTCCTGCGCCTGCTCCTCACTGCCGCCATGCTGGGCCTCTCCCAGACAGTGAACCCCTTCGTAGCCCAGCAGAACCCCCCAGACCCTTGCTACGACGAGAGCGGCGCTCCTCGCCGCTGCATCCCTGAATTCGTCAATGCCGCTTTCGGGAAGGAGGTTCAAGCCTCCAGCACGTGCGGGAAGCCCCCCACGCGGCACTGCAATGCCTCGGACCCCCGCCGAGCCCACCCGCCCGCCTACCTGACCGACCTCAACACCGCCTCCAACATGACGTGTTGGCGGTCAGAGACCTTCCACCACTCGCCCCAGAACGTCACCCTCACCCTCTCCCTCGGCAAGAAGTTTGAGGTGGTCTACGTCAGCCTCCAGTTCTGCTCGCCCCGGCCCGAGTCCACCGCCATCCTCAAGTCCATGGACTACGGCAAGACCTGGGTGCCCTACCAGTACTACTCCTCCCAGTGCCGTAAGATCTACGGCAAGCCCAGCAAAGCCACCGTCACCAAGCAGAATGAGCAGGAGGCCCTTTGCACTGATGGCCTCACCGACCTCTACCCCCTCACCGGCGGGCTCATTGCCTTCAGCACCCTCGATGGGCGACCATCCGCCCAGGACTTCGACAGCAGCCCCGTGCTCCAGGACTGGGTGACAGCCACCGACATCCGCGTGGTCTTCAGCCGCCCGCATCTCTTCCGTGACCTGGGCAGCCGGGATGCCGGCGAGGAGGAGGGGGGCACCAGCTCGACCCCTTATTACTACGCagtgggagagctgcaggtgggTGGGCGCTGCAAATGCAACGGGCACGCGGCGCGCTGCGTGAAGGACAAGGAGCAGAAGCTGGTGTGCGACTGCAAGCACAACACAGAGGGTCCCGAGTGCGACCGCTGCAAGCCTTTCCACTATGATCGCCCCTGGCAGCGGGCCAGCGCTCGCGAGGCCAATGAGTGTCTGggtgagtgatttttttttttttttattatcattttatttttttctggggctGAAACCACAAAACAAGTCACTGGGGGAGGAAATGATGGGTGGTGAGCCGAAGCAATGGAGCATGCTTGTCCGGAGATGCTGGGAAGCATTCTCCTCGCTGGAGGGCTGAGAAAGGCTCAAGCATCTGCCCTGCCTCTCTTATGGGTGCCCCCCCTGGAGGTGTGGTGGTTTTGACCATGAGCCAAAGTGCCAAAACCCTCTGAAAAATCACTGGTGTCTTCCAGCTGGTCGGCAAACCTCACCGTGGGATGTGGGATGCCCGGCTGGATGTGTTTCCCTTGGGCAGCAAAAGAGCTgtccctgggctgggagggggaatcGTGGCGGTGCCCTGCGAGGTGTGCTTTGGGGCAGGGAACAGGTGGCAAAACCTGGAAGAGACTAAGGAAACACTTGAGATACCCCAGTTCCACACTTTATCATTCACGTTCGGTGTGACACAGAGCTTTGTGTGGTGGTTTTAGATTGTCTGTCCTTGCAAAGGTTTCCACGAGTTAAAAATACTGTcaatgaaatgaaacatttccaaaacaTCAAACTGGTGTTGCTTGGCTGTCCTGCTCTTGGATCTTTGTGGGATTTTGGTGGAGGTTTTTGCCTTTTGTCCTGAtttgggatggggctgggggatgccagaGCCCTGTGAAGGTCTGGGAGAGAGAGGAAcagcctctctctcctcctgGACTGGAGCCCGGGTCCCAGGGGGTGGCGGGAGGATGGATACAAGGGAAAGCTGTACCATTAATCAGCCCCTGAAAGGCTCAGTGGATGTGCCAGAGGTCAGAGGGACTTGTTAGTATTTGTGATCGATGTCTTGTTGAGATCCCAGCTGTCagcttaaatatatatatgttacaGTGGATTTCTTCTAAGAATGGCTAAAAAGGCAGCAGATTCAAAGCAAGTGCCAGAGCCGATGCTTTAAAGCACCTCATGCCCTGTGGGAATGTGTCAGTCCTTGCGTTTTCCCACTTGTCTCAGAAAGATGAGTTTTTGAagcaaagctcagaaaaaaatccaccctcaAACTCCACACCCTGCCCACGACTGCTGCCTCCAGCGGCCCGCAGGTCAGGCAGGGGAGGCTCCGGCTGGTGTGTCAACCCATGGAACCCCCCTGGGACAAAGGGAGGACCCCGACCTGATGGCTGCCTCTCCTGTGGCACCCCACATCGCATCCTCCTCACCACCAAATCCTCCAGTAAAGCAGCGTGATGGCAGCAGAGGTGGCTCTGCCGGCACAAAAGGGGTTAAAACAGAGGAAGCTCATTTTGGGGGAACGTCTGCAGATCTCCCGTCAGTCTGTCCGTCCACCTCAAAGCAAGGCTCCCGCTCTGCAGGGCCATGCTCCCAAGCATCCCTGCCCCCAGCGGCATCTCCCTTTTGGCAGATGGGGCTGAGAAGATAAacgagggagaggagaggaggagggggccCGGC containing:
- the NTN3 gene encoding netrin-3, whose amino-acid sequence is MEVLQLLRLLLTAAMLGLSQTVNPFVAQQNPPDPCYDESGAPRRCIPEFVNAAFGKEVQASSTCGKPPTRHCNASDPRRAHPPAYLTDLNTASNMTCWRSETFHHSPQNVTLTLSLGKKFEVVYVSLQFCSPRPESTAILKSMDYGKTWVPYQYYSSQCRKIYGKPSKATVTKQNEQEALCTDGLTDLYPLTGGLIAFSTLDGRPSAQDFDSSPVLQDWVTATDIRVVFSRPHLFRDLGSRDAGEEEGGTSSTPYYYAVGELQVGGRCKCNGHAARCVKDKEQKLVCDCKHNTEGPECDRCKPFHYDRPWQRASAREANECLACNCNLHARRCRFNMELYKLSGRKSGGVCLNCRHNTAGRHCHYCKEGFYRDLSKSITDRKACKACDCHPVGAAGKTCNQTTGQCPCKDGVTGLTCNRCAKGYQQSRSPVAPCIKIPAINPTSLVTSTEAPADCDSYCKPAKGNYKINMKKYCKKDYVVQVNILEMETVANWAKFTINILSVYKCRDERVKRGDNFLWIHLKDLSCKCPKIQISKKYLVMGISENSTDRPGLMADKNSLVIQWRDAWTRRLRKLQRREKKGKCVKP